In the Thermoplasmatales archaeon genome, AGTAATAGCCGGCAGAATAGGCAATTCTAAGAATCTTCCATTCCACAGGGGTAATATTAGCCAAAGGGTAATAGTGTAATATATTGAAAGAACTCAACAGAATGTTTTCATCATTTATTCGATCGTAATTCATTGTCTCGATCTTGTTGCCAGACTTTAAGACATTCTTTTCCACTGTTTCAATGCCTTCCAGATCCTTGACAACGTATCCGAAGTTTTCGGTCCCATTTTTTGCTATCACGGGCATTAACAATAATCCACTCCCTTCCGATATGGCTGAGATCATCCCATGACCTTTCTTTTCTCCGTATATGAAAACAGCTCTCTTCATTTTTGAAATATGGATATCAAGAAAATCCTTGGATAAATCATGCCTCATGGAATCCTTGTTCTTATCATCACTGAAGGCAAATACCATATTTTTCCCATTTGATCTGTGGTTTACAGAAGTTGTTATTATACTGCTTTCAGAAGAATCTGCAGCTAGTGTCAAACCGCACTGGCTTACAATTGTTAGGTTAACCAGGAGCATAGTACTCTAATGGAAGCAACAAATAAAGATTTTCTATATTTTATATATTTTAATTCGTCATTTGCCGATGTAATTCAAAGTAAAGTACTTATTTTTCTTAGATGATCAATTTTTTCCTGTGAGTAACCTAATGACTTAAGCACGGCATCAGTGTCCGCCCCTAAATCTGGTACCATGCCAGTATATTCATTTCCGTATACTGGAGTCGCAGGTACTCTTAGTATTTTCCCATCGTAATCAACTCTGACAAACTTGTCCTTTGCCTGATCGTCTTCCAGAAGCTCCCATGGTTTCTTAAGCATGGAGAAAACGATGTTGTTTTTTTCAAGAACTTCTATGACGTCTGAAGAATTGAGGCGCTTGATATTTTCAGCTATCCTTGGTATCAGAGTATCTCTGTTGAGGTATCTGCCATCATTGTGTTCGTAAATCCTTTCGGCGCAAAACCCCATGTTAAAGGAAAGGCAGAACTTCTTCCACTGATTATCTGTTGTTACCGCGATAAATATCTTTTTCCCATCCTTTGTATTAAAAAAGTCATAAATTCCCCAAGCAAACCCACTCTCATTAATAGGATCGAGCTCTTTTCCTAGCATCTCTTCGGTCACGATGTGCTGCCCAACAAGGAACATAGCAGTTTCGAATAAACCGATTTCTATCTTTTTTGCTTCGTCACTTCCCCCCCTCTTAGAAAGAGCATCTAGAGCACCTACAACTCCAAATAGGGCAGAAGAGATGTCAACAACTGAGGCACCGACCCTAAGCGGGCGGTTCTTCAGGCCGTTCATGAAGGCCATACCACTATGCACTTCTATGGGGTAGTCAAGGGATTTTCTGTTCTGAAGCGGACCAGGGCCGTATCCATGTATTGATACGTAAATCAGATTATGCCGTATTTTTTTAAGATCCTTGAAGCCGAGTCCGAGAGAATCCATGGTACCGTTGCTAAGGTTGTCTATCAAGATATCCGAAGTCCTAACGATATCCTTGAACGCCTCCTTTCCCTCAGGCATCTTCAGATCTATAGCCACACTTTTTTTGTTCCTATTGAACGTTGGAAAAGCACCCTTACTTGATCCTTCTAACTTTCGAGCTATGTCTCCACCGTCAGGGTTTTCTATTTTTATTACCTCGTGCCCAAGATCTGCAAGAATTAGGCCTGCAGTTGGTCCAGCTACAATGTGACCAACTTCAATTACTCTTACCGTAAATGTCACCCCACATCTTTTTAAGTTCAATCAATGAGATCGGCTTCCCAGATTCAACGGATCTCCCCTTTGCAAGATCCATTAGTACCTTGAGTTTTCCCTCATCCACGGCAAGACCCTCTGACCTCAATATATTCTTTAACATGTTACGTCCCGTGTATACGTTAACCGAAAAGTTTTTTCCCACAAAAACATCGCCAAATGCTGCATGTGTGCCAGCGGTGTGGATCTTTACATTTTTTCCATACATCGGGAAATTGTCAGCAAAAAAACCTATTCCGATCTTTTCCACAATTAACGCTTTTAAATAATCATAGACGGCCATAAGCTTAGGCATTATTATACCTGTTGGAACATTCATTGAAGATAGAATTGAAACCAGTGAGGCCGTGTCTGATATGCCGTTTCTTTCACCTATTCCAAATATAGTTGTATCAACATGATCCGCTCCTGCCTCGATCCCGGCCAGTGCATTTGCTATCGAGCTCCCAGAGTCGTTGTGACAGTGAACTTCAATCTCTGCATCCGTTATTCCTCTTACGAAATTAACAACCCTCCGTATCTTTTCCGGTGTTCCCTTTCCCATGGTATCTGGTAACTGTATTACGTCTGCACCGTTTTCCCTAAGCCCCCTAACAAGCTTTTCAATGTCTTCCAGAGAAAAATCTATAACGTCTACAATTGCAACTTCTACTTTTTTCCCGCTGTTAGAGGCGTACTTAACGGCATCATATACGCTACTTATGTCGTCGATCTTGAATGGAAGATGCAGGGCTATATTTGCCCCTGTACGGAGAATTGTGTCAACATCTCCTCTGGTTGTACGACCAAGGGCAAACACTTCGTTAAATATGTTCTGTTCAACAATTTTTTTTGTTACAGCAACCTCACTTTCGTGCGCCGAAGGGTATGAAACAAGCGCGCTCTTAATTCCAGCCTCCTTCAGAAGCGACGCCAATTTTAGTTTCTCTTCAATTGTGAAAGCCATTCCAGGGGCCTGTAAGCCTTCCCTGAGGGTATCATCTTTAATCATTGCAGGAATAACAACGCATAGGATTATTTGAAGTAGGCATATAATGTGTTAAAGTTTTACGGTCCGCCAGCATCCATCAGTAACGCAAGGACATCAATATTTTTAGCTGCTGTTTTTCTAAAGATCTCACTCACAGAGATTTCACTAAGTTCGATACCAGAAAGGCACTCCATAAAGCTTTCAAATGCAGTCTCTCTACTCTCCATGATTGTCTTGGTCAATAAGTGTGAAAGCCTGTCCTCCTCCGTTAATCTCTTCTCAATTCGGCCTTCATACTTTCTGATTTTGCTGTTATTTTCTGTTCCCTGGCTTTCCACAATGAAATCAGCAGCAGCCATTGCTGTGGAGAATGCTTCATTGTACGATGTGAAAAAGAAGTGGTTGAAAAGTCCAGAAGCTAATCCTATGTTGAGGAATCTTCCGTTTCCGTAATCGATGTTTTGCAACGCCATAATTTTTTCACTCCCAGAGGTTACGCTATTTTCATAAAGTTCGCTTCTCTCTTTAACCATATCCACTGAGTCAACCGAAACATAGTTGATCCATTTTTTCGCTACGGGCATCTGATATTCTATTATCCTTGGATCGCCGGTACCCACGTGAATAGTGGGCTTTTGATTTTCTGTAGAATAGGCCTCTCTCTTGTACATGAAGTAAAAGTTGTCGAATTCTGCTGCATTGTGATAGCCGCTATTCAGTAGCAATGGTTTTATTCCACCTGTGGCATTTATAACATAATCCGCCTGTATGTTTCGGTACTTTCCCATCTTCAAGACGTGTAGGCCGTAACCATCTTTTTCCTTCAGGATATCTTTGACCTCTGATCTTATCTCAATTGCTGCTCCTTCTTCAACTGCAAGACTTGCCAGTTCCTTCTGGAATCTATCTCCAGCTATGACAGCATTGAAAACATCTTTTTCTGGCGTAGAATGCATGTAAAACGATGCCCCAGATTTATCAGAAGCAAAAGTTATTTCATTAATGTGGTCAAGTAATATGTTATCTGCGTTTACTCCTGTTTCCGTTAGCAACCTTGAATTTATGAGATCTGAGCACATGTCGGGAGCACCGATCTCAATTCTTTTGTCAAGCACAATCACTTTCAGGCCGTTTTCACTCAGCTTCCTAGCGGCTAAAGTGCCGGATGGGCCACCACCTATAATGGCAACATCGTATCTGGAATTTCCATTCTCTCCCATGTGTAGGTCCTGATTGATAGTTTCATTAAAAGCATGACTGTTCGACTCTAAAACAAAAGAAGCGGTATTACGCTTAAATCTTTTTCAAATATTTGTAGCGTTCGGGGCTAAATGGAATGTTCATAAAGGTTGGTGTTGACGTAAGGTTATCATCGGCAAATTTTAAATAAAATCTCGGATACGTGAGAGGACATTAATATGAAAGACAGCTATGATTACGATATTGTGGTCGCTGGCGGGGGACTATCAGGTACCGTTGCAGCGGCAATGGCAGCTAAAGCTGGTTTGAAGGTAATAATTCTTGACAGGAATGATCAAGATAATGTGGGCCGAAAGACAATTTCCGGGTGGATATGTGGAGATGCTGTGGCCGGTTCTCATATAGATTATATAACAAGGAAGCTCGGGGTTTCTTTCGGAAAACCTGAACTGGACAGGGAAGTCGACGGCGTCTATGCCATATCACCAGATCTCTCCACTCGCTTCAAGTTTGATGGCGTTGGATATACCCTTGATAGGCCAGAGTTCGAAACTAAGCTTTTGAACATAGCTCTTAAAGCCGGTGCTGATTACAAACCCCAGTTCGAAGTAGACGGCCCATTAATTGAATCAAACAGGATCGTTGGCGTGTATGGGCGAGACAAGGATAAAAACGAGATTAAGTTTCACTCAAAGGTAGTCATCGATGCCTTAGGTGTATCGACTGTCATCAGGAGGAAACTTCCAGAAAATCCATATGTCGATAGAACCGTAGATATAGACGATCTGGAGTATACTGGCCGTTACATCTATGAATTCGAGCTTGATCATACAGATCTGAGTTACTACGATCCGGATAACGCTCTGATCCACTTAAACAACGAAATTGCACCTGGAGGTTATGGCTGGGTCTTTCCTAAGAGCGACAACAAGATCAACATAGGTCTAGGCGTCCAGAAAACAAGCCTGGAGATAAGAAACAAAGCTATGGGGCGCTCTGACAATCTTCAGAGCCTTATTGATCAGTACGTGAAATGGAATCCAGTATTCAAGAACCTGAAATTGTTCAACAAGAACAACAACGGTAAGGGAAACTGGTCCGTTGCCGTTAGAAGGCAGATGGAATCGCTTGTCTACGAAGGTTATCTCGGTGCCGGGGACAGCATGGTAATGCCCAACCCTATAAGCGCAGGCGGTATAGGCCCTGCACTCATTTCAGGGGTTCTGGCTGGAGAGAATGCAGCTCTCGCTGTAGAGAGCAGAGATACAAGCGTAAAAGCAATGTGGAAATATAACCTTGAGTTCAATGAAGCATATGGAAAGAAAACCGCTGGAATGGAGATATTCAGGATATACCTGCAGTCTCTTAACAACAAGGTCCTCAACTATGGAATGAATAAGTTTCTTACTACAAAGGAAGCTTCTGACATAACACTGGGTCTTGTTCCCGAACTTAGTCTTGCATCAAAGTTCAAGTTTGTCCTCAAGGGAGCAAGCAACATTAATGCTTTCAGAAACCTTGTTTTCGTCATGTCAAAAATGAAGGAAATGAACGCCATATACGAGAACTACCCGAAGAGTCCTGATGAGTTTATATCCTTTAAAAGCAGGGTAAAAGAAAACATAGAGGACGCGAAGACCAGGTTCAAGCCTAACCCCGTTTAGTCCCGCTATAATATTCACAATATTTGTTTATCCTGCATTTTTTGCATAACGGATGCACTGGCTTGCAAATAGTTTTTCCGAATTCCACCATTGTAGGGTTGAACCCAATCCACATTTTTTTTGGCACTATCTTTTCGAGAATACGTTCGGTTTCCTCTGGGTCAGATGATCTTGACCACCCTACTCTGACGCTTATTCTCTGAACATGAGTGTCTACGGCTATGGCCGGAATTGACATGGAGTCCGAGAGAACAACATTTGCGGTCTTCCTGCCCACTCCCGGTATCCTGGTCATGTCTTCAAGGTTTTTCGGAACCTTTCCTCCAAATTCATTTACAATTAAGCGTGCAGCATTTATTATTCTCCCCGATTTAACATTGCTGAATCCGACTCTTGCTATCAGTTCCTTTACGTCATTGACATCTGCACTGCTCAGGTTTTCTGCAGTTCTGTATTTGTTGTAGAGGCCCCTTGCAGCGGCATCTGTAACCTCATCCTTCGTCCTGTGCGAAAGCATTGTTGTGATAAGAACCCAGAATGGATCTCTGAATTCAAAATGATGAGGTGGACTCATCTTTCTTATTTCCTTGTATATTCGTGGAAACGTTTCAATTGCTTTTTTCCTGTTCAATGTTCCAGTAGCTCCTTATTTCTCTGCTCTTCGTAGCAACACTGCTCGCCCCGATGAGGGTCGTCGTTGCAAGTTTTATGTTTGTTATCAACGGTATCCCGTATTTCACCGACAGCCTCCTTATCTGGTTTCCATCCCGGATAGGACCAGAGCGAAGCGATGGCGTATTTATCACGATATCAGGCTTATGCTCCAGGATGAAATCTTCAACGTTTGGCTGGCGTAAATCCTCCATCTTATAGACCACATCGCAATTAACACCATTTTCCATCAAGACTTTTCTTGTTCCGGGTGTGGCGAAGATCTGGATGCCAATATTTGAAAACTCTTTTCCGATATTCACGATCTGATCCTTATCCTCGTCTCTAACTGATATGAGCGCAACAGAATTTCCATGTAGCGATATCTTGTGGAATTTTAGGTATTTTGCAACAGCCTCTTCAAGGGTTTTTCCGGGAAGCATGGCTTCCCCTGTGGATTTCATCTCCGGACCTAGGACAGCATCAACGTCAAGGAATCTGTTGAAAGGAAATGCCGGAATCTTAACAAAGTATCCATGGTTGTTCTTATCTATTCTTCTTATTTTTCCCTCCATTATTGCGTAATATGCCTCATTGACCCAGTCTATGTCTGTCGCTTTGCATACAAAGGGTACAGATCGGCTCGCTCTGGCGTTCAGCTCTATGATCATAATTTCGCCATACTTAACTGCCAGTTGCAGGTTTGAAAGTCCAGTCAGATCGTACTCCCTGGAAAGCATGTCTACAATCTTCTGAATGCGCTTTACAAGTTTTGCATCCGGTATCCTCGGCCCCATCAGCATCGTTGCATCCCCGGAATGTGTACCTGCTTCCTCAACATGAATCAAAATTCCACATATTACCGATTTTCTTCCGTTCGAGATAAAATCAACGTCGATCTCCGTGGCGTTTTCTATATACTTGCTTATGAGTATGTGGGAATCTGGTTTATCTTCAAACAAGTTGGCGAGCCTTTCGTGAAGGATTTCCCTATCCGTGATTATGTCCATTGCCCTTCCGCCTATGATAAAGCTGCTCCTGACAATAACGGGTAACTCTATGTTTTGAGATACTTCGACGGCTTCCTGCATGTGGTTAACTATTATGAAATCAGGCTGTTTCAGTCCAAAAAATTTCAAGTTCCTTGAGAATTTCGTTCTGTCCTCGATCTTCTCAATATTCTCTGGAGACGTGCCAAGAAAAATATCTGGACCGAATATATCCTGCAGTGGCATAGCCATGTTCTGTCCCGTCTGACCTGAAAACTGCACAATAATCCTGCATGGGCTTTCTCTCCGTACTATATTTGACACATGTTCGATCGTCAATGGCTCAAAGTAGAGCGTGTCTGATATGTCAAAGTCAGTTGAAACTGTTTCTGGGTTGCTGTTTATCATCACCGCCCTGTAGCCATGTTTCTTTAGTGAAGCTATCATCTTTACGGAGACATAATCAAACTCCAAGCCCTGCGATATCCTGTTTGGTCCGGATCCGATTATTAGCACGGTTCCTTTTTTGTCTGCCGGGGGTGGGAACTCGTCCTGCTGATCGTATGTAGAATAGAAGTAAGGCGTCTTTGCCTCAAACTCACCGGAACATGTATCTATGGCCTTATAGACTGGAAGAATGCCCCCATCGAATCTTTTCTTCACGAGATCGGTCTCAGATATGCCAGTGAATACAGATATTACAGAATCCGGGATTCCAAGTTTCTTGATCTCCAGGAGGTCGGAAGGAATGAAACCACGTTTCATTCTTGAAATTCTATCGGTGAGATTCCTAAGCTTTTCTATGAAATAAGAATCTATTCTTGAAAGTTTTGCGATCCTCTCCGGATCCATATTATGGAGCAGCGCCTCGATTATGGCATAAATTCTAAGGTCCGATGGTTGGGACAATAAAAACTCAAGATCATGCTCGTGGTTCGATAGAAGGATGCGGCCGGATTCGGGTGTGTCGAGGGAAGCGATAGCTTTCATGAACGCTTCTTCGAACGTCCTTCCAATGCCCATAACCTCGCCTATGGATTTCATCTGTACGCCTATCGTCCTGTCAGTGGAAAACTTGTCGAATGGCCATCTTGGAATCTTTACAGTAACATAATCAAGCGACGGCTCAAACGCAGCATATGTCGACCTTGTTATCGGATTGATGATTTCATTAAGGTTATAACCAATCGCAATCTTTGTTGCTATACGTGCGATTGGGTATCCGCTTGCCTTGGATGCAAGAGCGGATGATCTGGAAGTCCTCGGGTTGACCTCTATAACGTAGTATTTATTGAGGTCTTGATCGAGTGCGAACTGGACATTGCATGCGCCCCTTATGCCTATAGCTGAAACTATTTTTATGGACGCGTCTCTGAGCATCTGGTAGTCCATGTCGCTCAATGTCTGAGAAGGCGTAACAACAACACTCTCACCCGTATGAACGCCCATCGGATCGAGGTTTTCCATGTTGCAAACGATCACGCAATTGCCTTCATTATCCCTTACTACCTCGTATTCAATCTCCTTGAGCCCCTCTATGGATTCTTCCAGTTCGAGTTCCTCTTCAGGGTGCGCATAGAAAAAGTCAGAGCATAATCTCATTAATTGATCCTTGTCTCTGACGATAAGTCCTCCTGATCCGCCAAGTGAAAACGAGGTTCTTACAATAGCGGGAATGAATTTTAGTTCTTCAACCCCGGATTTAAAAGAATCTTTGCTGAGTCTGACGGAAGAAGTGATAGGCTCTCCTATTCTGTTCATCAGGTCATGAAAACTTCTCCTATCCTCAGCGATCTCTATGGATCTTATCGACGTGCCCAGAACTCTTATCCCGTGGCTATCTAAAACATGTTTCTTGTCCAGTTCTATGGCGAGATTTAATGCAGTCTGGCCACCCATGGTTGGAAGGATCGCGTCGACATGCTCAGCCTCTATTATATCCAAGACAGAATCAACATTTATCGGTTCTATGTAAACGCGATCCGCTATCTCATGGTCGGTCTGAATGGTTGCAGGATTAGAGTTGAGGAGAACGACTTTGACCCCCTCCTCCTTCAGTGAAAGGCATGCCTGCGATCCAGAATAGTCGAATTCTGCTGCCTGGCCAATGATGACCGGGCCGGAACCCAGGACCAGGACGGTTTTTATGCTCCTGTCAATCGGCATGCCGCTTTGCTACCTCCTTTTGAATAAATTCAAAGAAAACCCTCGCGTCATGCGGTCCGGGAGAAGCCTCAGGATGGTATTGAATTGAATATATGGGCAAAAATGCGTGCTTCAGGCCTTCAACGGTACCATCATTTACATCCTTCTGCGTGACCTGTAGCCCCGTGGATTTCATGGATGCTTCATCCACTGCATAGCCATGATTGTGTGTCGTTATCAGAATCTTGTTCCCGGCGGACACAGCATGGTTTGATCCTCTGTGTCCAAACTTCATCTTCACAGTCTTCGCGCCAAAGGCAAGTGAAATGAGTTGGTGCCCTAAGCAGACACCAAATATTGGTACCGTTCCTGATTTATCCTTTATAAATTCTACCACATTCCTCAGGGATTCGTGGCTTGGGTCACCTGGGCCGTTGGATATGAAGACAGCATCGTAATTCCACTCAAGTTCAGAAAAGTTATAATTGTATGGTACAACATAGAGATCTGCAATTTTAGAAATCTCGTTCAGGAGGCTTTTCTTTGTCCCAACGTCTATGTAGAGAATCTTATACTTTGAATCCGTGTTGACACCGTAAGCCTTCTTGCATGAAACTTTTGACACAACATCTTCCGCCATCGGGTCTTCGAACTCTCTTTTTAGTTCCGGATAGGATGTTATGTACGCTCTTTCTACACCCCTGTCTCGAATTCTTCGGACAAGGGCTCTGGTGTCGATCATGTCTATCCCTGGCACATGATTCCTTATGAGGTAATCATTGAATGAATCCCAACCTACCCCGGATTTTAGAATTGCATGGGCATCCTTTGTTACGAGGCCAGATACTTGAGCCTCGGAGCTTTCCTCTCTTCCATGTTCAAGGGGGTAATTTCCTATAGTTGGAGATGCAAAAATGAGTATCTGATTCCTGTATGATGGATCCGATAAGGATTCGAGGTAACCAGTCATTGAGGTTGTAAAAACAAGCTCACCGTATCTCTCCCCCGTATATCCATATCCAGTACCTTCAAATATTGATCCATCCTGAAGCACAAGAAAGCGCTTCATGGAATCACATCCATCTGATCAAAGGAAATGGAAGAATAAATGCACCCAGAATTGTGAAAAAATATTGAGTTATTTATCTCGCTTATCACTGGTCTTCAAAAATAAGTATTACCAATATCAATAAAATACTTTTCAACTTTTTTGATCATGTACGTAATTTTTTTCGAGATGCTAAGCGAAATCTGGATTAAAATTCTGATTGTCCGCTGGATAGATTGAACATAGTGCGTGATTTCTTCCTCTTTATTGCAGACTTTATGTCGTCTTCATTGAAACCTTCAGGAAGACCTTTTCCGTTTATGTAATCAAAGAGCACAAGCTTAAGAACGTTCATGTAAGTGTAATTAAGGACAACCCCAAAAGCCATAAGTGCAATCCCTGCGATTATGAGGGCCACCAAGATAAAGACTGGAAGTGCAACGGATATGAGGAAAATTCCAAGCAATAACAGAGCAAAGCCACCGAGTGTAAATATTAGGGTGTAGAGATCGACATAGGCGACACCTCCAAACGTTGTTCCAAAATTTCTCGTGATGGTAGATACGCTCTCTTTCACGGCTTTAATAGGCCCAGATTTATTGTCAAGTATCGATGGTATGGCAAAAAATGTCGCAATCGCTATCATCATTGATCCCACAGCACCTATCACGAGCTGAGCGATCCCTCTTAATCGTGATTCAATTATCCTGAGTATGACTACCAGCATTGTGTAGAACAGTGCCCATTCTAGGGCCTGAAGCCTGTAGGCCCATGCCCTGCCAAAAGCCTCTCTCAGTGATACTGGACTTCCCGAGTTATTAGCACGATATGCGATGAGCATTGCAAGAAGTATTAGCGTTGAGACGAAGCCTACAACTATGTAGGCCACCAGAAGGGACAATATGTAGATTTCTACAGAACCGCCGACAGTAAAATTCAGTGGAAATGAAATAAAAAGAGAAACGAATGTAAATGCAAATACAGCTATGGCAACAATACCTGATATCAGAGGATAGTAAAACAGACTCTTGCTTCTGGAGACGCTTTCTCTTACTTGCCTTGCCAATCTCCAGCCAGCTTTCATCCTTTCAAACATATTTTAGCCTATTAAGAATCATTACTAAAGCGTTACGCCACGTTAATTTTTCTTAAAAAAAATATTAATATTTATGTTCAATCATTTAGTTATCCCGAGTTTTTTTCCTATATCGGAAAATGATGAGATTGCATAATCAAGATCCTTTTTCGAATGCAGAGCCGAAGGCATCAACCTTATTCTAGCTGTTCCAGATGGGACGGTCGGGTACACAATCGGTGATGCAAAAACATTCTTTTCCCTAAAAAGCCGATCGCTTAATTCCAGGGTCTTTTTCTCGTCTCCAACCATGACAGGCGTAATCGGTGTTTTACTGTGTCCTGTGTTGAATCCGGCTTCGCTGAGGCCCTTCTTAAGGTAGTCGGAATTTTCCCAGAGCTTTCTGACCAGGGAATCGTCGCTCTCCAAGATCTCTATTGATTTTAGAACCGCAGCTGCATCACCAGCATTAAGCGCGCTGCTGAAAAGGAATGGTCTGGACTTTCTCTTAAGGTATTCTATGAGGTCATTGCTGCCAGCAACGAATCCTCCCATTGATCCTATCGCCTTCGAAAAGGTACCCATTTCAATATCTATCTTGTCTGAAACCTTGAAATAGTCGCATATGCCTCTTCCATGATCGCCGAGAACTCCTTCCCCATGGGCATCATCAACATAACTCATGGCACCATATTTTTCGGAATTTTCAATGATTTCTGGTAGCGGTGTTATGTCTCCGTCCATGCTAAAAACTCCGTCGGATATGACCAGCTTTTTTCCGGAATTTCCCGAAGCTTCCATTAATTTTTTTTCAAGATCATTCATATCAAGGTGCTTATACACAACTCTCTGTGCCGAACTTAACCTGACACCGTCGATTATACTCGCATGGTTGAGTTCTTCGCTGAAAACAACATCTTCTTTTCCAACAAGGACAGGTATCGTACCAGTGTTTGCGAGCAATCCACCCTGATATACAAGTGCAGATTCCATATGTTTGAACTTCGCAACCTTTTCTTCGAGCTTAACATGTATTTCTTCAGTGCCTGCTATAGATCTTACTGCGCCTGCGCCGACACCATATTCCTCGATCGCGTCAATGGCTGCCTTCTTAACTCTTGGATCATTAGCTAAGCCGAGATAATTGTTCGAGCACATGTTTAGCATGTCTTTTCCATCAATCTTAACCCAAGCTCCCTGAGAGCTCTGCAAGATCTTTATCGGTATGAATCTTCCTGAACTCTTCAGTTCCTCAATTTCCCTGCTTACCCAATCAAGTCCTTTGGAAACCATGGATAAGTATTTCGCCATGGAATTATAATTTTTGTAATTCTATAACCCAGTCCCTGAATTATTTACCATGCTATGGCTACATTGTGATTTTATACTTTATTAGCTTGCAGGCTTTATGGCTGGAAAATTATTGGTAATAATTTCATCTGGAGAAGAGGCAAGAGAAAAGGCAGTTACAGGATTGAGATTCGCAGTTTTATCTAAAAAATTCAAATGGATGGACGAAGTCGAGGTGGTGCTGTTTGGGCCGTCGGAAAAACTCGCTACCAAGGACGAGGAATTTAAGGATCTGATTAAAGAAGGCAGTGATATTGGTATTGTTCCTATCGCATGTTCAAACATCGCACAAAGGGACAATATAACTGAATCGCTCAAGCATCTTGGTTTTTCCGTCGATCCTATCGGGCCAGTCATCACTGGCTTCATGAACAAGGGCTTCGTTCCAATGACATTTTGATGATTCTTCAATTATTCCTTCCTTTTAGGTCATTGGTCCGGAAAAACAACTTCAAAGCAGAAATATAAAATA is a window encoding:
- a CDS encoding endonuclease III — protein: MNRKKAIETFPRIYKEIRKMSPPHHFEFRDPFWVLITTMLSHRTKDEVTDAAARGLYNKYRTAENLSSADVNDVKELIARVGFSNVKSGRIINAARLIVNEFGGKVPKNLEDMTRIPGVGRKTANVVLSDSMSIPAIAVDTHVQRISVRVGWSRSSDPEETERILEKIVPKKMWIGFNPTMVEFGKTICKPVHPLCKKCRINKYCEYYSGTKRG
- a CDS encoding helix-turn-helix domain-containing protein, yielding MLLVNLTIVSQCGLTLAADSSESSIITTSVNHRSNGKNMVFAFSDDKNKDSMRHDLSKDFLDIHISKMKRAVFIYGEKKGHGMISAISEGSGLLLMPVIAKNGTENFGYVVKDLEGIETVEKNVLKSGNKIETMNYDRINDENILLSSFNILHYYPLANITPVEWKILRIAYSAGYYSWPRTAQLSKISNSVGASKTSVLYHLRNGERKILQKFLGN
- a CDS encoding CoA transferase, which codes for MTFTVRVIEVGHIVAGPTAGLILADLGHEVIKIENPDGGDIARKLEGSSKGAFPTFNRNKKSVAIDLKMPEGKEAFKDIVRTSDILIDNLSNGTMDSLGLGFKDLKKIRHNLIYVSIHGYGPGPLQNRKSLDYPIEVHSGMAFMNGLKNRPLRVGASVVDISSALFGVVGALDALSKRGGSDEAKKIEIGLFETAMFLVGQHIVTEEMLGKELDPINESGFAWGIYDFFNTKDGKKIFIAVTTDNQWKKFCLSFNMGFCAERIYEHNDGRYLNRDTLIPRIAENIKRLNSSDVIEVLEKNNIVFSMLKKPWELLEDDQAKDKFVRVDYDGKILRVPATPVYGNEYTGMVPDLGADTDAVLKSLGYSQEKIDHLRKISTLL
- a CDS encoding FAD-dependent oxidoreductase is translated as MKDSYDYDIVVAGGGLSGTVAAAMAAKAGLKVIILDRNDQDNVGRKTISGWICGDAVAGSHIDYITRKLGVSFGKPELDREVDGVYAISPDLSTRFKFDGVGYTLDRPEFETKLLNIALKAGADYKPQFEVDGPLIESNRIVGVYGRDKDKNEIKFHSKVVIDALGVSTVIRRKLPENPYVDRTVDIDDLEYTGRYIYEFELDHTDLSYYDPDNALIHLNNEIAPGGYGWVFPKSDNKINIGLGVQKTSLEIRNKAMGRSDNLQSLIDQYVKWNPVFKNLKLFNKNNNGKGNWSVAVRRQMESLVYEGYLGAGDSMVMPNPISAGGIGPALISGVLAGENAALAVESRDTSVKAMWKYNLEFNEAYGKKTAGMEIFRIYLQSLNNKVLNYGMNKFLTTKEASDITLGLVPELSLASKFKFVLKGASNINAFRNLVFVMSKMKEMNAIYENYPKSPDEFISFKSRVKENIEDAKTRFKPNPV
- a CDS encoding NAD(P)/FAD-dependent oxidoreductase yields the protein MGENGNSRYDVAIIGGGPSGTLAARKLSENGLKVIVLDKRIEIGAPDMCSDLINSRLLTETGVNADNILLDHINEITFASDKSGASFYMHSTPEKDVFNAVIAGDRFQKELASLAVEEGAAIEIRSEVKDILKEKDGYGLHVLKMGKYRNIQADYVINATGGIKPLLLNSGYHNAAEFDNFYFMYKREAYSTENQKPTIHVGTGDPRIIEYQMPVAKKWINYVSVDSVDMVKERSELYENSVTSGSEKIMALQNIDYGNGRFLNIGLASGLFNHFFFTSYNEAFSTAMAAADFIVESQGTENNSKIRKYEGRIEKRLTEEDRLSHLLTKTIMESRETAFESFMECLSGIELSEISVSEIFRKTAAKNIDVLALLMDAGGP